A section of the Cuniculiplasma divulgatum genome encodes:
- a CDS encoding S26 family signal peptidase, which produces MKRSAPGILAVIIIVAILVGITAYSGEFPPASVVESYSMEHSSSWEWGTINVGDIVIVKYVPNPVEDVVTYVTGRITNFSTYGEYGDVLLYHDPDGNTVIHRAMFYLTWNGSRPVVQGYTDQSWLKIYGMNIVIYDCGYSHRNLLVNVSGFVNESGFITVGDHNLATAPSFYFNAKYDAYLAADQNVGITPAPVKPSQVVGIARGQIPWFGLIKLNLMRLEGDWPYYNEVPAHSYEYLGASLFLIFLAIFFPYPYLGKGRKRK; this is translated from the coding sequence ATGAAGAGATCTGCACCGGGGATTCTGGCCGTGATCATAATAGTTGCCATTCTCGTGGGGATCACGGCATATTCAGGCGAATTCCCTCCAGCATCTGTTGTGGAATCCTACAGCATGGAGCACTCTTCCAGCTGGGAATGGGGCACAATAAATGTTGGTGATATTGTCATAGTGAAGTATGTCCCAAATCCCGTTGAGGATGTTGTAACATATGTGACCGGAAGAATCACCAACTTCTCCACCTACGGTGAATATGGCGATGTCTTACTCTACCACGATCCAGACGGAAACACCGTAATCCATCGTGCCATGTTCTACCTTACATGGAATGGCAGCAGGCCCGTTGTGCAGGGATACACAGACCAGAGCTGGCTGAAGATATACGGCATGAACATCGTGATTTATGACTGCGGCTATTCCCACAGGAATCTCCTTGTAAACGTCTCGGGCTTTGTGAACGAAAGCGGATTCATCACCGTTGGTGATCATAACCTGGCAACTGCCCCATCTTTCTATTTCAATGCAAAGTATGACGCATACCTGGCGGCTGATCAGAACGTGGGCATCACTCCAGCCCCGGTGAAACCCAGCCAGGTTGTGGGAATTGCCAGGGGGCAGATACCATGGTTCGGCCTCATAAAGCTCAACCTCATGAGGCTTGAGGGAGACTGGCCCTATTATAATGAGGTGCCTGCCCACAGCTATGAGTACCTTGGAGCTTCACTCTTCCTGATTTTCCTGGCCATATTCTTCCCGTATCCATATCTGGGAAAAGGCCGGAAGAGAAAATGA
- the ftsY gene encoding signal recognition particle-docking protein FtsY, whose amino-acid sequence MFENFRKKLSGLFKGSAGSDEVLRKGDIESSVRDALLESDVSLETSERIIADLDNFLERPGKKVSQADLRDALRKSIRKILDENSTGIDILNPGKKPFVILFLGINGTGKTTTVAKIANYLKKNGKRVVVAAGDTFRAGAIEQLSLLCQDIGVNLIKHEAGSDPASVAFDAIDHAKARNLDYVLIDSAGRMQTNKNLLEEMKKMKRVAKPDLTVLVLDAMIGQDAVYQAETFMKETSFDCVVLTKLDTDARGGAIITIADQLRKPVLFLGVGQGMDDIMEFSTEWYLDRVLPN is encoded by the coding sequence ATGTTTGAGAATTTCAGGAAGAAGCTCTCAGGCCTTTTCAAGGGATCAGCAGGTAGCGATGAGGTTCTCAGGAAAGGGGATATTGAAAGTTCCGTCAGGGATGCCCTTCTGGAATCTGATGTGTCCCTTGAGACATCTGAAAGGATCATAGCTGATCTGGATAATTTTCTGGAAAGGCCCGGAAAGAAGGTGAGCCAGGCTGATCTCAGGGATGCCCTGAGAAAATCCATCAGGAAGATACTTGATGAGAATTCAACAGGCATTGATATACTCAATCCCGGAAAGAAGCCCTTCGTGATCCTGTTCCTTGGGATAAACGGAACGGGGAAGACCACAACTGTGGCAAAGATAGCAAATTATCTCAAGAAAAATGGCAAGCGTGTTGTTGTTGCTGCTGGAGATACTTTCAGGGCAGGTGCAATTGAGCAGTTGAGCCTTCTCTGCCAGGATATCGGGGTGAATCTCATAAAGCATGAGGCGGGAAGCGATCCGGCATCCGTGGCATTCGATGCAATTGATCATGCGAAGGCCAGGAACCTTGACTATGTATTGATCGATTCAGCTGGCAGGATGCAGACCAACAAGAATCTCCTTGAGGAGATGAAGAAGATGAAGAGGGTGGCAAAGCCTGATCTCACTGTCCTTGTGCTGGATGCAATGATAGGCCAGGACGCGGTGTACCAGGCTGAAACATTCATGAAGGAGACATCATTTGACTGCGTCGTCCTTACAAAGCTGGACACCGACGCTAGGGGAGGCGCCATAATAACAATAGCTGACCAGCTTCGGAAGCCTGTGCTGTTCCTGGGGGTAGGCCAGGGAATGGACGACATCATGGAGTTCTCCACCGAATGGTACCTGGATCGGGTGCTTCCAAATTAG
- the pfdA gene encoding prefoldin subunit alpha, whose amino-acid sequence MENSNSVGISEELDYLKSLIDSIDNQLSVLVRGMDEYNRALVVLKENYLKDSKDVKIGIGAGIYMKADLHNEEKLFVPIGSDLYIEEDSSVTLGRLDRNIKEIQDSVQNIQQRRTEISDRYNSLVAAVQNQMGRNKG is encoded by the coding sequence ATGGAAAACAGTAACAGCGTGGGAATATCCGAAGAGCTTGACTACCTTAAATCCCTGATTGATTCCATTGACAACCAGCTCTCCGTCCTTGTGAGGGGCATGGATGAATACAACCGCGCCCTAGTGGTCCTCAAGGAGAATTATCTCAAGGATTCAAAGGACGTGAAAATCGGCATAGGAGCTGGCATTTACATGAAGGCGGATCTTCATAACGAAGAGAAGCTGTTCGTTCCAATAGGTTCTGATCTTTATATTGAGGAGGATTCCAGCGTGACCCTTGGCAGACTGGACAGGAACATCAAGGAAATACAGGATTCGGTTCAGAACATTCAGCAGAGGCGTACTGAAATTTCAGACAGGTACAACTCACTTGTTGCTGCAGTTCAGAACCAGATGGGCAGAAACAAGGGATAG